Below is a window of Hyphomonas neptunium ATCC 15444 DNA.
CATGCAAATTGTCATCGCCACCGATATCGCCGCAGCTTATCTTTCAGTACGCGGACTTCGGGACCAGCGGGATGTCGCCCGGCGCAATGTCGAGAACCTTCGTGAGACCTCTGACCTCGTCCGAGATCTGCGCGATGTCGGACGGGTGAGCGATCTCGAATTGGATCAGGCACACGCCGAACTGGCGCTGACCGAAGCTTTTCTGCCCGCGCTCAACGCCTCAATCACGGACGCGGAAAATCGACTCGCCGTCCTGATCGGCGCCACGCCCCAGGAGATCGGTGCCTATCTTGCCGACGACAGCCCGCTGGCTATGATCAAGGCGCCAATCGCAATCGGGGACCCTGCAGCGTTGCTGCGCCGACGCCCGGACATTGCTGAACGCGAGCGTCTTCTGGCAGCGGCGACGGCAGGCATCGGGCTCAACATCGCCGAAGCGTTCCCGCGGATCAGCCTGCTCGGAGAAGCTGGCGTGCGATCGGTGGGCATTGATGATCTCCTCTCGGAGCGTGCGCTCAATTTCGCAGCCGGTCCCCAGCTTGCCTGGTCCGTCACCGGACTGATCCGTGCGGGCGACCGCGTGCGCGCCGCGCGCGCCTCGGCCGACGCGGCTTTTGCGATGTATGAGCAGACGGTGCTGCAGGCTCTGGCCGAAACCGAAACGGCCCTGGAAAGACAGTCGCAGCTCCAGGCGCGGAGCACGCGCCTTGAGGAAGCCCACGCAGCGGCGACCTCAGCGGCGGCGCTCGCGACGTTCCGATTTGAAACCGGCACGGCGGATTTTTTGAATGTCCTCGACGCCGAGCGCGTTGAGCTCGATACGGCCAACCAGCTTGCGGCGGCGCGCAGCGAAGTCGCCCTCGCGCAGGTGGCCGTGTTTCGGGTGCTTCGCGCAGGCGCGCCATCACCGGTAGCGCCTTCAGACAGGTGAGGTATACTTGACCCCCAGCCTGCCCTCAGAAGCCTGCGAGGGCGCCGG
It encodes the following:
- a CDS encoding efflux transporter outer membrane subunit, producing MAVSPGSTPPPGLSSISSYRFPAQDAPSTTASSPGSPGDIEHALRGLWKVPALPPPQGFQTATALNDADSLPVQKHHRRICLGALICAGLLSSCTTVGPDYTAPDSDRYVSTDFAKAAPYDDAAPLSDWWTAFEDPVLESLIKRGFEENRTLAAATANLRLARADLGLAQRARLPDDTLEASYLETRQSSAAFTGIADDAPPGTETFGIPSLSVAAGWEVDLFGRVDRLIEAADARAGAAEAALADMQIVIATDIAAAYLSVRGLRDQRDVARRNVENLRETSDLVRDLRDVGRVSDLELDQAHAELALTEAFLPALNASITDAENRLAVLIGATPQEIGAYLADDSPLAMIKAPIAIGDPAALLRRRPDIAERERLLAAATAGIGLNIAEAFPRISLLGEAGVRSVGIDDLLSERALNFAAGPQLAWSVTGLIRAGDRVRAARASADAAFAMYEQTVLQALAETETALERQSQLQARSTRLEEAHAAATSAAALATFRFETGTADFLNVLDAERVELDTANQLAAARSEVALAQVAVFRVLRAGAPSPVAPSDR